One stretch of Burkholderia oklahomensis C6786 DNA includes these proteins:
- a CDS encoding AAA domain-containing protein, translating to MLKRDELGAHRKVSETEAQAGFLHEDTVTAFFSGEEDDTRFVEVVYRPLLYRAKVEHGRIAEQLPELITPIVTQALLSRDGCLLPKSDTIVPRDILQPLEAGAFSIGTVDDLDTFLTKEGSAPSMSPSDVIDDSGTRLDEFAKRWAAYLAGVRRMTDAVCGAFVSRTQQFMLVDHALVLKKNVITGATRHIVPLYDHLRDKRPESPLFDTYAREAAAEIEPCLSLDASFADRLGHSSDRFALVDAQRAALNHVLAAQEGEIVAVNGPPGTGKTTLLLSVVASLWARAALEGGDPPVVCAASTNNQAVTNIIDAFGKDFSRGDGALGGRWLPGVASFGAYLPSQQRETESAGKYQTNAFFDAIETTEYVDQARTAYLSHAQTAFPGMKAPTVAAVVARLQDELKTLAGRLAAVEGNWHLLRDAEDEVANELGGDASNEMMRRRNDAADKGARARRWKTIKDEWESYRARESLFYAFFSWLSPVAGKRIRLAREHLKKALRDESSAPESLGATMPEIEAAIGERFQERARSRDAAALSVKRGESVLLALSDARDDFRTAAREAGLEVDGETLTLAQCDLIADTQLRFRIFLLTTHYWEGRWLLEMAQWMPAILKTKERRNPGPSTLMSRFRRRMMVTPCMVSTFAMLPKHLRTFVAGDGGFRGEYLYNFIDLLIVDEAGQVLPEVAGASFALARKALVIGDTQQIEPIWSIPRQVDFGNLANLGLVTGESETAQYEKIAETGKAAASGSVMRVAQNASRYHADLELERGLYLYEHRRCYDEIIAFCNTLCYRGKLLPRRGPAPVREAHAPDCLPPMAYLHIDGICESLPTGSRRNLLEAETIAAWLAANRAMLEAKYQAPLARIVGIVSPFAAQVAAIQAACEKLGIEVGRADGQLTGGTVHSLQGAERHVVIFSPVYSKHDDGRFIDRSVSMLNVAVSRAKDSFLVFGDMDVFTTAAPSEPRGILATFLFSHPDNALSFEHRPRTDLQTRDTAVSQLRDAAGHDAFLLDTLSRVKACIQIVTPWLRLDRAKEVGAFDAMCEAVERGVDVEIYTDPQLNIGDAGPEAGRKRERLLADAEAFREAGIAVTFVRRVHSKIVIGDEEIYCVGSFNWLSAVRSGAYARHETSLLYRGSGLLNEILSMRKSLLQRTVTAGPFASEGRQASRRPSEQT from the coding sequence ATGCTGAAAAGAGACGAACTGGGTGCGCACCGGAAGGTATCGGAAACGGAAGCGCAAGCAGGGTTCCTGCACGAGGACACTGTCACGGCATTCTTTTCCGGAGAAGAAGACGACACCCGCTTCGTCGAAGTCGTCTATCGTCCGTTGCTTTACCGAGCGAAAGTCGAGCACGGCAGGATTGCTGAACAATTGCCGGAATTGATTACGCCGATCGTTACGCAGGCGCTGTTGTCGCGCGACGGCTGCTTGCTGCCGAAAAGCGACACGATCGTTCCCAGGGATATCCTGCAGCCGCTCGAAGCGGGCGCTTTTTCGATCGGAACCGTCGACGACCTCGACACGTTCCTGACGAAAGAAGGCAGCGCGCCGAGCATGTCTCCCTCCGACGTGATCGACGACAGTGGTACGCGGCTCGACGAATTCGCGAAGCGCTGGGCCGCCTATCTCGCCGGCGTGCGCCGCATGACGGATGCGGTATGCGGCGCATTCGTCTCTCGCACGCAGCAGTTCATGCTCGTCGATCACGCGCTCGTGCTGAAGAAGAACGTCATCACGGGCGCGACGCGCCATATCGTGCCGCTATACGACCATCTGCGCGACAAACGTCCCGAGTCGCCGCTCTTCGACACCTACGCGCGCGAGGCCGCCGCCGAGATCGAGCCGTGCCTTTCGCTCGACGCGTCGTTTGCCGACAGGCTGGGACATTCGAGCGACCGCTTCGCGCTCGTCGACGCGCAGCGCGCGGCGCTCAATCACGTGCTTGCCGCGCAGGAAGGCGAAATCGTCGCCGTGAACGGCCCGCCCGGCACGGGCAAGACGACGCTGCTGTTGTCGGTCGTCGCGTCGCTGTGGGCGCGTGCGGCGCTCGAAGGCGGCGATCCGCCCGTGGTGTGCGCGGCGTCGACCAACAATCAGGCGGTGACCAACATCATCGACGCGTTCGGAAAGGACTTCTCGCGCGGAGATGGGGCTTTGGGCGGACGCTGGTTGCCCGGCGTCGCGAGCTTCGGCGCTTATTTGCCGTCGCAGCAACGCGAAACGGAGTCGGCCGGAAAGTATCAGACCAACGCGTTCTTCGACGCGATCGAGACGACCGAATACGTCGATCAGGCGAGGACGGCGTACTTGTCGCACGCGCAGACCGCGTTTCCCGGCATGAAGGCGCCGACCGTCGCCGCAGTCGTCGCGCGGCTTCAGGACGAATTGAAGACGCTGGCCGGGCGGCTCGCGGCCGTCGAAGGAAATTGGCATCTGTTGCGCGACGCGGAGGACGAGGTCGCGAACGAGCTCGGCGGCGACGCCTCGAACGAAATGATGCGCAGGCGCAACGATGCGGCCGATAAAGGCGCACGAGCGCGGCGCTGGAAGACGATCAAGGATGAATGGGAGTCCTACCGGGCGCGAGAGTCGCTGTTTTACGCGTTCTTTTCATGGCTGTCGCCCGTCGCGGGCAAGCGCATCCGATTGGCGCGCGAACATCTGAAAAAGGCATTGCGCGACGAATCGTCTGCGCCCGAGTCGCTGGGGGCGACGATGCCGGAGATCGAAGCGGCGATCGGCGAACGTTTTCAGGAGCGCGCCCGATCGCGCGATGCGGCGGCGCTTTCGGTGAAGCGCGGCGAGTCCGTGCTGCTTGCGCTGTCGGACGCGCGGGACGACTTCCGGACGGCCGCGCGCGAAGCGGGCCTCGAAGTCGACGGCGAGACGCTCACGCTCGCGCAATGCGACCTCATCGCCGATACGCAACTGCGCTTTCGGATCTTCCTGTTGACGACGCATTACTGGGAAGGCCGCTGGCTGCTCGAAATGGCGCAGTGGATGCCCGCGATCCTGAAGACGAAGGAAAGGCGCAACCCGGGCCCCTCGACGCTGATGTCGCGCTTTCGGCGGCGCATGATGGTGACGCCGTGCATGGTGTCGACGTTCGCAATGTTGCCGAAGCATCTGCGGACGTTCGTCGCCGGCGACGGCGGATTTCGCGGCGAGTATCTGTATAACTTCATCGATCTGCTGATCGTCGACGAAGCGGGGCAGGTGCTGCCCGAAGTCGCGGGCGCGTCGTTTGCGCTGGCACGCAAGGCGCTCGTCATCGGCGACACGCAGCAGATCGAGCCGATCTGGTCGATCCCGCGTCAGGTCGACTTCGGCAATCTCGCGAATCTCGGCCTGGTGACCGGAGAAAGCGAGACGGCGCAATACGAGAAGATCGCCGAGACCGGAAAGGCCGCGGCGAGCGGCAGCGTGATGCGCGTCGCGCAGAATGCGAGTCGCTACCACGCGGACCTCGAACTCGAGCGCGGGCTTTATCTCTACGAGCATCGACGTTGCTATGACGAGATCATCGCGTTCTGCAACACGCTTTGCTATCGCGGCAAGCTGCTGCCGCGGCGCGGGCCGGCGCCGGTCCGTGAAGCGCACGCGCCGGACTGCCTGCCGCCGATGGCGTACTTGCACATCGACGGCATCTGCGAGAGCCTGCCGACCGGAAGCCGCCGCAATCTGCTCGAAGCCGAGACGATCGCGGCGTGGCTGGCCGCGAATCGCGCGATGCTGGAAGCGAAATATCAGGCGCCGCTCGCTCGGATCGTCGGCATCGTGTCGCCGTTCGCCGCGCAGGTCGCGGCCATCCAGGCGGCGTGCGAGAAGCTCGGCATCGAAGTCGGACGGGCCGATGGTCAACTGACGGGCGGCACCGTTCATTCGCTGCAAGGCGCGGAACGCCACGTCGTCATCTTCTCGCCCGTTTATTCGAAGCACGACGACGGCCGCTTCATCGACCGGAGCGTGAGCATGCTCAACGTCGCCGTCTCGCGCGCAAAGGACAGCTTCCTCGTGTTCGGCGACATGGATGTCTTCACGACGGCCGCGCCGAGCGAGCCGCGCGGCATACTGGCGACGTTTCTCTTTAGTCATCCCGACAATGCGCTGTCGTTCGAGCACCGTCCGCGCACGGATCTGCAAACGCGCGACACGGCGGTCTCCCAGTTGCGCGACGCGGCGGGTCACGATGCGTTTCTGCTCGACACGTTGTCGCGCGTCAAGGCTTGCATTCAGATCGTGACGCCGTGGCTGCGGCTCGATCGGGCGAAGGAAGTCGGCGCGTTCGATGCGATGTGCGAAGCGGTCGAGCGCGGTGTCGACGTCGAGATCTACACGGATCCGCAGCTCAATATCGGCGATGCCGGCCCCGAGGCCGGGCGCAAGCGCGAGCGCCTGCTCGCCGATGCGGAGGCGTTTCGGGAGGCGGGAATCGCGGTGACGTTCGTGCGGCGAGTGCACAGCAAGATCGTCATCGGCGACGAAGAGATTTATTGCGTCGGCTCGTTCAATTGGCTCAGCGCAGTGCGCTCGGGAGCGTATGCGCGTCACGAGACTTCTTTGCTGTATCGCGGCTCCGGCCTTTTGAACGAGATTCTGTCGATGCGCAAGAGCCTGCTGCAGCGGACGGTCACGGCCGGACCGTTCGCCAGCGAAGGGCGGCAGGCGAGCCGACGTCCGTCGGAGCAAACGTGA
- the glmS gene encoding glutamine--fructose-6-phosphate transaminase (isomerizing), with protein MCGIVGAVAQRNIVPILIEGLRRLEYRGYDSCGVATVVDGVARRERSVSRVADLEAHVRTAGLTGSTGIAHTRWATHGAPATCNAHPIFSRDHIALVHNGIIENHEALRSQLSDQHYEFDGQTDTEVVAHLIHSKYRGDLLSAVRDATSQLRGAYAIAVFSKTEPNRLIGARVGSPLVVGLKDGECFLASDALALAGITDQFIFLDEGDIVELTPGGARIVDRNGEPVVRAVQTVSSAQGVVELGDYRHFMQKEIFEQPHAVAATIPDAGLFDPAVFGHDARRAFEQIDNVLILACGTSHYAGLTARRWLETIARIPAQVEIASEYRYSDAVAMPNTLIVVVSQSGETADTLAALKYAQALGHIDTLAICNVPTSAMMRQTGLRFLTRAGPEIGVASTKAFTTQLVALFVLAVTLGRMRGCVDDALLARYTQQLRRLPGALEDVLALEPQIARWADEFARHENALFLGRGLHYPIALEGALKLKEISYIHAEAYPAGELKHGPLALVTQTMPVATIAPNDALLEKLKSNMQEVRARGGQLYVFADADTRIDNGDGISVLRMPDYYGLLSPILHVVPLQLLAYHAACIRGADIDKPRNLAKSVTVE; from the coding sequence ATGTGTGGCATCGTCGGCGCGGTCGCGCAACGGAACATCGTTCCGATTCTGATTGAAGGCTTACGCCGCCTCGAATATCGCGGCTACGACTCGTGCGGCGTCGCGACCGTGGTCGACGGGGTGGCGCGACGAGAACGCAGCGTGTCGCGCGTCGCGGATCTCGAGGCGCACGTGCGCACGGCCGGCCTGACCGGCAGCACGGGGATCGCGCACACGCGCTGGGCGACGCACGGCGCGCCCGCGACGTGCAACGCGCATCCGATCTTCTCGCGCGATCACATCGCGCTCGTTCACAACGGCATCATCGAGAATCACGAAGCGCTGCGCTCGCAGCTGTCCGACCAGCATTACGAGTTCGACGGGCAGACCGATACCGAGGTCGTCGCGCATCTGATCCACAGCAAGTATCGCGGCGACCTGCTGTCCGCGGTTCGCGACGCGACGTCGCAATTGCGCGGCGCATATGCGATCGCCGTGTTCAGCAAGACCGAGCCGAACCGGCTGATCGGCGCGCGCGTCGGCTCGCCGCTCGTCGTCGGGCTGAAGGACGGCGAGTGCTTTCTCGCGTCGGACGCGCTCGCGCTCGCCGGCATCACCGATCAGTTCATTTTTCTCGACGAAGGCGACATCGTCGAGCTGACGCCGGGCGGCGCGCGGATCGTCGATCGCAACGGCGAGCCGGTCGTGCGCGCGGTTCAGACCGTGTCGTCGGCGCAGGGCGTGGTCGAGCTCGGCGATTATCGGCACTTCATGCAGAAAGAGATTTTCGAGCAGCCGCACGCGGTGGCCGCGACGATTCCCGACGCCGGGCTCTTCGATCCGGCCGTGTTCGGTCATGACGCGCGGCGCGCGTTCGAGCAGATCGACAACGTGCTGATTCTCGCGTGCGGGACGAGCCACTACGCGGGATTGACCGCGCGCCGCTGGCTCGAGACGATCGCGCGGATACCCGCGCAGGTCGAGATCGCGAGCGAGTATCGGTACAGCGACGCGGTCGCGATGCCGAACACGCTGATCGTCGTCGTATCGCAATCGGGCGAGACGGCCGATACGCTCGCCGCGCTGAAGTATGCGCAGGCGCTCGGCCACATCGACACGCTCGCGATCTGCAACGTGCCGACGAGCGCGATGATGCGGCAGACCGGGCTGCGCTTCCTGACGCGGGCGGGCCCGGAGATCGGCGTCGCGTCGACGAAGGCGTTCACGACGCAGCTCGTCGCGCTGTTCGTGCTTGCGGTCACGCTCGGGCGGATGCGCGGCTGCGTCGACGACGCGCTGCTCGCGCGCTATACGCAGCAACTGCGCCGGCTGCCCGGCGCGCTCGAGGACGTGCTCGCGCTCGAGCCGCAGATCGCGCGCTGGGCGGACGAGTTCGCCCGGCACGAGAATGCGCTGTTCCTCGGACGCGGGCTCCACTATCCGATCGCGCTCGAAGGCGCGCTGAAGCTGAAGGAGATTTCGTACATCCATGCGGAAGCGTATCCGGCGGGCGAGCTGAAGCACGGGCCGCTCGCGCTCGTGACGCAGACGATGCCGGTCGCGACGATCGCGCCGAACGACGCGCTGCTCGAGAAGCTCAAGTCGAACATGCAGGAAGTGCGCGCGCGCGGCGGGCAGCTTTACGTGTTCGCCGATGCGGACACGCGGATCGACAACGGCGACGGGATTTCGGTCTTGAGGATGCCCGATTACTACGGGCTGCTGTCGCCGATCCTGCATGTCGTGCCGTTGCAGCTGCTCGCGTATCACGCGGCGTGCATCAGGGGAGCGGATATCGACAAGCCGAGGAATTTGGCGAAATCGGTGACGGTCGAGTAG
- a CDS encoding membrane protein — translation MLAKSGKFLRVVFALFALAFAFSPGIARAVTNQLLLLVPDTLTLPDPRVSAWLDSAQEEGLQIKVMTDSQFMQAGATLSQYPGLILPDQVHTVADDTLVTAIQNYALNGGKVMLVYDFGVLNSAGFYPDPKSRFSSMVGVDYVLYSQLLGNMIGLGNVTGMSSWLRTLQVPPGKSMAWTTTSAAATTSALLSTATGSTSTATSSMLMYLSASPSNPGGLKGYNHSAWFGYTLPKGGKGAFTSTAPKLTGFVTGKPVKSGTYTASSLATTATTTANTLLATTSALTDTLEGISGYVYGFLTYPSFVTQGTYTGTTILTSPNFGLVSGYNTYGNGGVLFVNLPLAYLDGQTDGMLIHGYLHYFGTNLLKLPSLSNLPKAKAGLVFNWHFCAEDQIQPAMYLKSLGVWTNGPFSIVFTAGPDEATFGDGNGINLDYNSTALNLVKYFLTKGHHVGSHGGWIHDYWGAYASETNQSTFQQYLVMNHAAVMTATGQPDVEYAAPEGNTPTWSVNWLEANGFNGYYFTGHTGSEPTRAYRNGALLNPGLWSYPVMPFGKYATFEEFQQYGVSTTDIVNWYTNLINFVVANRTSRLIYAHPYGASFYPTVLSSIFTQASALKLLGQFTWYTMSDITNFDRSRLNVTWTATDMGGSWAFAASHPASLANMTWLLPKAAYAQPIVTQGAATVVGTDATNWLVIAGTGTSLKFMSAKVQ, via the coding sequence ATGTTGGCAAAGTCAGGCAAATTCTTGCGGGTCGTGTTCGCGTTGTTCGCGCTCGCGTTCGCGTTTAGCCCGGGCATCGCGCGCGCGGTCACCAATCAACTGCTGTTGCTGGTGCCGGATACGCTCACGCTGCCCGATCCGCGGGTGTCGGCATGGCTCGACAGCGCGCAGGAGGAAGGGCTGCAGATCAAGGTGATGACGGACAGCCAGTTCATGCAGGCGGGTGCGACGCTGTCGCAATATCCGGGGCTCATCCTGCCCGACCAGGTGCACACGGTCGCCGACGACACGCTCGTCACCGCGATCCAGAACTACGCGCTGAACGGCGGCAAGGTGATGCTCGTCTATGACTTCGGCGTGCTGAATTCGGCTGGCTTCTACCCGGATCCGAAGTCGCGCTTCAGCTCGATGGTCGGCGTCGACTACGTGCTGTATAGCCAACTGCTCGGCAACATGATCGGCCTCGGCAACGTGACCGGCATGAGCAGCTGGCTGCGCACGCTCCAGGTGCCGCCCGGCAAGTCGATGGCGTGGACGACGACGTCCGCGGCCGCGACGACGAGCGCGCTGCTGTCCACCGCGACCGGCTCGACGAGCACGGCCACGTCGAGCATGCTGATGTACTTGTCCGCGAGCCCGTCGAACCCGGGCGGCCTGAAGGGCTACAACCACAGCGCGTGGTTCGGCTATACGCTGCCGAAGGGCGGCAAGGGCGCGTTCACGTCGACCGCGCCGAAGCTGACTGGCTTCGTCACCGGCAAGCCGGTCAAATCGGGCACGTACACCGCGAGCTCGCTGGCGACCACCGCGACGACCACGGCGAACACCCTGCTCGCGACGACCAGCGCGCTGACCGACACGCTCGAAGGCATCTCGGGCTACGTGTACGGCTTTCTCACGTATCCGAGCTTCGTCACGCAAGGCACGTATACGGGCACGACGATCCTGACGTCGCCGAACTTCGGCCTCGTGTCCGGCTACAACACGTACGGCAATGGCGGCGTGCTGTTCGTTAACCTGCCGCTCGCGTACCTCGACGGCCAGACCGACGGAATGCTGATCCACGGCTACCTGCATTACTTCGGCACGAACCTGCTGAAGCTGCCGTCGCTGTCGAATTTGCCGAAGGCGAAGGCGGGGCTCGTGTTCAACTGGCACTTCTGCGCGGAAGACCAGATCCAGCCGGCGATGTACCTGAAGAGCCTCGGCGTGTGGACGAACGGCCCGTTCTCGATCGTGTTCACCGCGGGCCCGGACGAAGCGACGTTCGGCGACGGCAACGGCATCAACCTCGATTACAACTCGACCGCGCTGAATCTCGTCAAGTACTTCCTGACGAAGGGGCATCACGTGGGCAGCCACGGCGGATGGATCCACGACTACTGGGGCGCGTACGCGAGCGAGACGAACCAGAGCACGTTCCAGCAGTATCTGGTGATGAACCATGCGGCGGTGATGACGGCGACCGGTCAGCCCGACGTCGAATACGCGGCGCCCGAAGGCAACACGCCGACCTGGTCCGTGAACTGGCTCGAAGCAAACGGCTTCAACGGCTACTACTTCACCGGCCACACCGGTTCCGAGCCGACCCGCGCGTATCGCAACGGCGCGCTGCTGAACCCGGGCCTGTGGTCATATCCGGTGATGCCGTTCGGCAAGTACGCGACGTTCGAGGAGTTCCAGCAATACGGCGTGTCGACGACGGACATCGTCAACTGGTACACGAACCTCATCAACTTCGTCGTCGCGAACCGCACGAGCCGGCTGATCTACGCGCACCCGTACGGCGCGTCGTTCTACCCGACCGTGCTGTCGTCGATCTTCACGCAGGCGAGCGCGCTGAAGCTGCTCGGCCAGTTCACGTGGTACACGATGAGCGACATCACGAACTTCGACCGCTCGCGGCTGAATGTCACGTGGACCGCGACCGACATGGGCGGCAGCTGGGCATTCGCGGCGAGCCATCCGGCGAGCCTCGCGAACATGACGTGGCTGTTGCCGAAGGCGGCGTATGCGCAGCCGATCGTCACGCAAGGCGCGGCCACCGTCGTCGGCACCGACGCGACGAACTGGCTCGTGATCGCGGGCACCGGCACGAGCCTCAAGTTCATGAGTGCGAAGGTGCAGTGA
- a CDS encoding FTR1 family iron permease yields the protein MLSTAVIVFREVLEAALVVSIVLAATKGVPRRGWWVSGGLIGGVIGAALIAAFADVISAWASGMGQEVFNAGVMFVAVVMLAWHSIWMGKHGREMAQQLSSVGKAVAAGSRPLTGLAVVVGVAVLREGSEAVLFLYGIAAGDPGQTPQMIVGGVLGVLGGIGLGVGMYAGLLQIPLKRLFSVTNALIVLLAAGMASQGVGFLVSAGWLPSWGDTVWDTSWLLKESSVVGKMLHTLVGYTARPAGIQIAAYVATLLVIVLLARKVSRTQQTSATPTQPA from the coding sequence ATGCTCTCCACCGCCGTCATCGTATTCCGGGAAGTGCTCGAAGCGGCACTGGTCGTGTCCATCGTCCTCGCGGCGACCAAGGGCGTGCCGAGGCGTGGGTGGTGGGTGAGCGGCGGCCTGATCGGCGGCGTGATCGGCGCCGCGCTCATCGCGGCGTTCGCCGACGTGATTTCCGCATGGGCGTCGGGCATGGGGCAGGAGGTGTTCAACGCGGGCGTGATGTTCGTCGCGGTCGTCATGCTCGCGTGGCACAGCATCTGGATGGGCAAGCACGGCCGCGAGATGGCGCAGCAGTTGTCGTCGGTCGGCAAGGCCGTCGCGGCTGGCAGCCGGCCGTTGACGGGGCTCGCGGTCGTCGTCGGCGTCGCGGTGCTGCGCGAAGGTTCGGAGGCCGTACTGTTCCTGTACGGCATCGCGGCGGGCGATCCCGGACAGACGCCGCAGATGATCGTCGGCGGCGTGCTCGGCGTGCTTGGCGGCATCGGGCTGGGCGTCGGCATGTACGCGGGGCTGCTGCAAATTCCGTTGAAGCGCCTCTTTTCCGTGACCAATGCGCTGATCGTCCTGCTCGCCGCCGGCATGGCGAGCCAGGGCGTCGGATTTCTCGTGTCGGCCGGCTGGCTGCCGTCGTGGGGCGATACCGTCTGGGACACGTCCTGGCTGCTGAAGGAATCGAGCGTCGTCGGCAAGATGCTGCATACGCTCGTCGGCTACACCGCGCGTCCGGCCGGCATTCAGATCGCCGCTTATGTCGCCACGTTGCTCGTCATCGTGCTGCTGGCCCGCAAAGTGTCGCGCACGCAGCAAACTTCCGCGACGCCGACGCAGCCGGCGTGA
- a CDS encoding cupredoxin domain-containing protein: MKILQTISALALAVFAASATHAFAADDTYNLTLKDHKFSPVGLTIPAGKKVKVTVKNLDATPAEFESDDFKAEKVIPAGRQVDVFIGPLKAGVYEFHDEYHEAESKTQLTVK, translated from the coding sequence ATGAAAATTCTACAGACGATTTCCGCGCTCGCGCTGGCCGTGTTCGCCGCTTCGGCGACGCATGCTTTCGCCGCCGACGACACGTACAACCTGACGCTGAAGGACCACAAGTTCTCGCCCGTAGGTCTCACGATCCCCGCCGGCAAGAAAGTGAAGGTGACGGTCAAGAACCTCGATGCGACGCCCGCCGAATTCGAGAGCGACGATTTCAAGGCGGAGAAAGTGATTCCCGCCGGCAGGCAGGTCGACGTCTTCATCGGGCCGCTGAAGGCCGGCGTGTACGAGTTCCATGACGAGTATCACGAAGCCGAATCGAAAACCCAACTGACCGTCAAGTAA